Proteins encoded in a region of the Eulemur rufifrons isolate Redbay chromosome 15, OSU_ERuf_1, whole genome shotgun sequence genome:
- the ENPP5 gene encoding ectonucleotide pyrophosphatase/phosphodiesterase family member 5: MTSKCLLVPFVLAALTLSTTFSLQPDQQKVLLVSFDGFRWDYLYKVPTPHFHYVMKYGVHVKQVTNIFITKTYPNHYTLVTGLFAESHGIVANDMFDPILNKSFSLDHMNIYDSEFWEEATPIWITNQRAGHSSGAAMWPGTDVNIHKSFPTHYMPYNESVSFEDRVAKIIEWFTSKEPINLGLLYWEDPDDMGHHLGPDSPLMGPVISDIDNKLGYLIQRLKKAKLWNDLNLIITSDHGMTQCSEERVIELDQYLDKDHYTLIDQSPVAAILPKEGKFDEVYEALAHAHPNLTVYKKEEIPERWHYKYNNRIQPIIAVADKGWYILQNKSEDFLLGNHGYDNALSEMHPIFLAHGPAFRKNFTKEAMNSTDLYPLLCHLLNITTMPHNGSFRNVQDLLSSVTPSQIPYTQSTTLLLGSVSPEEYEPEESYPYFIGVALGSIIVIVFSIIFIKHLIRSQIPALHDMQAEIAQPLLQA; this comes from the exons ATGACTTCAAAATGTCTCTTGGTGCCCTTCGTACTTGCTGCACTAACTCTTTCAACAACGTTTTCTCTCCAACCAGACCAGCAAAAGGTTCTACTAGTTTCATTTGATGGATTCCGTTGGGATTACTTATATAAAGTTCCGACACCCCATTTTCATTATGTTATGAAGTACGGTGTTCATGTCAAGCAAGTtactaacatttttattacaaagaCCTACCCTAACCATTATACTTTGGTGACTGGGCTCTTTGCAGAGAGTCATGGgattgttgcaaatgacatgtTTGACCCTATTCTGAACAAATCTTTCTCCTTGGatcacatgaatatttatgattCCGAGTTTTGGGAAGAAGCAACGCCAATATGGATCACAAATCAGAGGGCGGGACACAGTAGTGGTGCAGCCATGTGGCCTGGAACAGATGTAAACATACACAAGAGCTTTCCTACTCACTACATGCCTTACAATGAGTCCGTTTCATTTGAAGATAGAGTTGCCAAAATTATTGAATGGTTTACATCAAAGGAGCCCATAAATCTCGGTCTTCTCTATTGGGAAGACCCTGATGACATGGGCCACCATCTAGGACCCGACAGTCCACTCATGGGGCCTGTCATTTCAGATATTGACAACAAGTTAGGATATCTCATACAAAGGCTGAAAAAGGCAAAGTTGTGGAATGATCTAAACCTAATCATCACAAGTGATCATGGAATGACCCAGTGTTCTGAGGAAAGGGTAATAGAACTGGACCAATATCTGGATAAAGACCACTATACCCTGATTGACCAATCTCCAGTGGCAGCCATCTTGCCAAAAGAAG GTAAATTTGATGAAGTCTATGAAGCACTAGCTCATGCTCATCCTAATCTTACTGTTTACAAAAAAGAAGAGATTCCAGAAAGATGGCATTACAAATACAACAATCGAATTCAACCAATCATAGCAGTGGCTGACAAGGGGTGGTATATTTTACAGAATAAGTCAGAAGACTTTCTGT TAGGCAACCACGGTTATGATAATGCATTATCAGAAATGCATCCAATATTTTTAGCCCACGGTCCTGCCTTCAGAAAGAATTTCACAAAAGAAGCCATGAACTCCACAGATCTGTACCCGCTGCTGTGCCACCTCCTCAACATCACCACCATGCCACACAATGGATCATTCAGGAATGTGCAGGATCTGCTCAGTTCAGTAACTCCAAGCCAAATTCCTTATACCCAGAGCACTACACTCCTCCTTGGGAGTGTCAGCCCAGAAGAATATGAGCCAGAGGAGTCATACCCTTATTTCATAGGGGTCGCTCTTGGCAGCATTATAGTGATTGTATTCTCtataattttcattaaacatttaattcGCAGCCAAATACCTGCCTTACACGATATGCAGGCTGAAATAGCTCAACCGTTATTACAAGCCTAA